From Synoicihabitans lomoniglobus, the proteins below share one genomic window:
- the ureC gene encoding urease subunit alpha produces MPLNLSRRQYAEMFGPTTGDRVRLADTELFIEVERDLIAEGGGYGNEIKFGGGKVIRDGMGQSSTASDAESLDLVITNATIIDPILGVIKADIGVKQGIIVGIGHAGNPGIQSGIGSVYADPKTGKKDPMIVGAGTEALAAEGCIVTAGGIDSHIHFICPQQIDEAISSGLTTMLGGGTGPAHGTLATTCTPGAWNIHRMLEAAEAYPINLGFLGKGNCSTPDPLREQVKAGALGLKLHEDWGTTPAAIDTCLGVAEEFDVQVAIHTDTLNEAGFVESTLAAFKGRTIHTYHSEGAGGGHAPDIIRVCGEPNVLPSSTNPTRPFTVNTIDEHLDMLMVCHHLDSKIPEDVSFAESRIRPETIAAEDRLHDLGAISMMSSDSQAMGRIGEVICRTWQTAHKMKVQFGQLPSTAHPAADNFRVLRYIAKYTINPAITHGMSHIIGSIGIGKLADLVMFKPAFFGVKPELVLKGGFIAWANMGDPNASIPTPQPTFYRPMFGAAGKALGRTCLTFVSEASLDSATGPKQLDLSRRLEPVSACRSVGKADMVHNDAMPKIEVDSETYTVKADGVHLTCEPAKVLPLAQRYFLF; encoded by the coding sequence ATGCCTCTCAATCTTTCCCGCCGCCAATACGCTGAGATGTTCGGTCCGACCACGGGTGACCGCGTGCGTCTCGCCGATACCGAACTGTTCATCGAAGTCGAACGCGACCTCATCGCCGAAGGCGGTGGTTACGGCAACGAGATCAAATTTGGCGGCGGCAAAGTCATCCGCGATGGCATGGGGCAATCGTCCACCGCCTCCGATGCGGAGTCGCTCGATTTGGTCATCACCAACGCCACCATCATCGACCCGATCCTCGGCGTCATCAAAGCCGACATCGGCGTCAAACAGGGCATCATTGTCGGCATCGGTCACGCGGGTAATCCTGGCATCCAAAGCGGCATCGGCTCCGTCTATGCCGACCCCAAGACGGGCAAAAAAGATCCCATGATTGTCGGGGCCGGCACCGAGGCGCTTGCCGCCGAGGGCTGCATCGTCACCGCCGGCGGTATCGATTCGCACATCCACTTTATCTGCCCGCAGCAGATCGACGAAGCTATCAGCTCCGGACTCACCACCATGCTCGGCGGCGGCACGGGACCGGCGCACGGCACGCTCGCCACGACCTGCACACCCGGTGCGTGGAACATCCACCGCATGCTCGAAGCGGCCGAGGCTTACCCGATCAACCTCGGTTTCCTCGGCAAGGGTAACTGCTCCACACCCGATCCGCTCCGCGAGCAAGTAAAGGCTGGCGCACTCGGTCTCAAACTGCACGAAGACTGGGGCACCACGCCCGCCGCGATCGATACCTGTCTCGGCGTGGCGGAGGAGTTCGACGTCCAAGTCGCGATTCACACCGACACCCTCAACGAAGCCGGCTTCGTCGAGTCGACTCTCGCCGCGTTCAAGGGGCGCACGATCCACACCTACCACTCCGAAGGCGCGGGTGGGGGACACGCGCCCGACATCATCCGCGTCTGTGGCGAGCCCAACGTTCTGCCGTCGTCGACCAACCCGACACGTCCCTTCACGGTCAACACCATCGACGAGCATCTCGACATGCTCATGGTCTGCCATCACCTCGATTCGAAGATTCCGGAGGACGTTTCGTTTGCCGAATCTCGCATCCGCCCCGAGACCATCGCGGCCGAAGACCGGCTCCATGATCTCGGCGCGATCTCCATGATGTCATCCGACTCCCAGGCGATGGGCCGCATTGGCGAAGTGATCTGCCGCACGTGGCAGACGGCGCACAAAATGAAGGTGCAGTTCGGCCAACTCCCATCGACCGCGCATCCCGCCGCCGACAACTTCCGCGTGCTGCGTTACATTGCGAAATACACCATCAACCCGGCGATCACGCACGGCATGAGCCACATCATCGGTTCCATCGGCATCGGTAAACTCGCTGATCTGGTCATGTTCAAACCCGCCTTCTTCGGCGTGAAACCGGAGCTCGTGCTCAAAGGCGGCTTCATCGCGTGGGCCAACATGGGCGACCCGAATGCGTCAATTCCCACGCCGCAGCCCACTTTCTATCGACCGATGTTCGGAGCCGCAGGTAAAGCGCTGGGCCGCACCTGCCTCACATTTGTCAGTGAAGCTTCGCTCGACTCGGCCACAGGTCCGAAGCAGCTCGACCTCTCGCGCCGCCTTGAACCCGTCAGCGCGTGTCGCTCCGTGGGCAAGGCCGACATGGTGCACAACGACGCCATGCCCAAAATCGAAGTCGATTCGGAGACCTACACCGTCAAAGCCGACGGCGTGCACCTCACCTGCGAACCGGCCAAAGTCCTGCCCCTTGCTCAAAGGTATTTCCTATTCTAA